From Syntrophaceae bacterium, one genomic window encodes:
- a CDS encoding lmo0937 family membrane protein codes for MLWTIAVVLVILWLLGLVSGYTIGNFIHILLVVAIIIVLVRVIQGRRPV; via the coding sequence ATGTTGTGGACGATTGCTGTTGTACTTGTAATTTTGTGGCTGCTGGGGCTGGTGAGTGGCTATACGATTGGCAATTTTATTCATATCCTGCTGGTTGTTGCCATCATCATTGTGCTGGTCAGAGTCATTCAGGGGCGGAGGCCCGTTTAG
- a CDS encoding OmpA family protein: MKRFGYGSTLLLMFCILFAGCASFKPVDLNPQIRSGKLVQKADNMVVLFDKSSSMGKLHGKPMVNEATRLIHGKNAAKNMIATIPEIKLNAGLRTFWSNETALIYGMKPLVKEDYTKAINSIEFVTGRTPLADAITGAGADLRGARGNSAMLIVSDFSETPGIDDIRPEAVMSAITRVNGEYGDKLCVYAIQVGYARDGKELSEQIVQNVKGGYTVNADKLATPEAMAAFVEKVITGDCLRYQELIAKTEEKVVIAAAEPIVEEKVKAAAAEPKIIVLAFEDVHFDFDKSTLKPEAQEILKRNIKLLKDNPKAKVRIAGYTSASGTDAYNQRLSERRANAVQEYLINEGLITPAKLSTIGYGEANPAMYEAAPKELYSKAAKANMRVLFEIIVQ; this comes from the coding sequence ATGAAAAGATTCGGCTATGGATCAACATTATTGTTGATGTTTTGCATACTGTTTGCCGGTTGTGCGTCATTTAAACCGGTTGATCTTAACCCGCAGATTCGATCGGGTAAATTGGTTCAGAAAGCGGATAATATGGTTGTCCTCTTTGACAAATCCTCCTCCATGGGCAAGCTGCACGGTAAGCCGATGGTCAATGAGGCCACTCGCTTGATACATGGAAAAAATGCTGCAAAAAACATGATCGCAACAATTCCAGAAATCAAGCTGAATGCAGGGCTCAGGACCTTCTGGTCCAACGAAACGGCTCTGATTTATGGAATGAAGCCCCTTGTTAAGGAAGATTATACGAAAGCAATAAACTCTATCGAATTTGTCACCGGTAGAACTCCTTTGGCTGACGCTATAACAGGAGCAGGCGCTGATCTCCGAGGAGCACGGGGCAATTCGGCCATGCTCATTGTCAGTGATTTCTCCGAAACTCCGGGCATTGATGACATCAGGCCCGAAGCTGTTATGAGCGCCATAACGAGAGTCAACGGAGAGTATGGCGACAAGCTCTGCGTTTATGCCATTCAGGTAGGATACGCTCGTGATGGGAAAGAGCTTTCAGAGCAGATTGTTCAAAACGTGAAAGGCGGATACACCGTAAATGCCGATAAACTGGCAACTCCGGAAGCTATGGCCGCCTTTGTCGAAAAAGTTATCACTGGAGATTGTCTGCGCTATCAGGAGCTGATTGCAAAGACGGAGGAGAAGGTCGTTATTGCTGCGGCTGAACCGATCGTCGAGGAGAAGGTCAAGGCTGCCGCAGCTGAGCCGAAGATCATTGTCCTTGCGTTTGAAGACGTCCATTTCGATTTCGATAAGTCGACCCTGAAGCCGGAAGCACAGGAGATCCTGAAAAGGAACATCAAGCTTCTGAAAGATAACCCGAAAGCCAAAGTCCGCATTGCGGGGTATACCTCTGCTTCCGGCACGGATGCTTACAACCAGAGGTTAAGCGAAAGAAGGGCCAACGCTGTCCAGGAATACCTCATTAACGAAGGCCTCATTACACCGGCCAAGCTTTCCACGATCGGTTACGGCGAGGCAAACCCGGCTATGTACGAAGCCGCGCCCAAAGAGCTTTACTCTAAAGCGGCAAAGGCAAACATGAGGGTTCTCTTTGAAATAATTGTGCAGTAG
- a CDS encoding lipid A deacylase LpxR family protein, whose product MLILLSNVSIVYGATPDLQQENPWTFSLYFENDLFFNTDQHYTNGVKLTWISPDLTSYAESKKLPAWSHRYIQMLPFINEPGMKRNVAFSVGQAMYTPADTKRADLIANDRPYAGWLYSAVAFHSKNERRLDSMEIQVGLVGPQSYAQFTQKAVHDLRGFESPEGWDHQLKNEPGLNFIYARKWRAFDIDLGNGLGGDVLTLLGGALGNIYTYANAGIEARFGLNVPLDFGESQIQPASSANAPVTAEYSRLSGFEGYSLYLYATANGRAVLRDIFLDGNTFARSHSVDKEYFVGNVAIGVGIIIYRFKLSIAEVIRTREFHDQQGAQKFASITLSFTY is encoded by the coding sequence ATGCTCATCCTTCTGTCGAACGTTTCCATTGTTTACGGCGCGACACCCGACCTGCAGCAGGAAAATCCGTGGACGTTCAGTCTCTATTTTGAAAACGATCTTTTCTTCAACACGGATCAACATTACACGAATGGGGTCAAGCTGACCTGGATCTCACCCGACCTGACGAGTTATGCGGAAAGCAAGAAGCTGCCGGCCTGGAGCCACCGCTATATCCAGATGCTGCCCTTCATCAATGAACCAGGGATGAAACGCAATGTGGCCTTTTCTGTCGGCCAGGCAATGTACACGCCGGCGGACACCAAGAGGGCGGATCTTATCGCAAATGACAGACCATATGCGGGATGGCTCTATTCTGCCGTCGCCTTTCACAGCAAGAATGAACGACGTCTGGATTCCATGGAAATTCAGGTGGGCCTTGTTGGACCGCAATCCTACGCCCAATTCACACAAAAAGCTGTTCATGATCTCAGGGGTTTCGAGAGTCCCGAAGGATGGGACCATCAGTTGAAGAATGAGCCGGGATTGAACTTCATTTATGCGCGAAAATGGCGTGCATTCGATATCGACCTCGGGAACGGCCTGGGGGGCGATGTGCTCACTCTGCTGGGAGGCGCGTTGGGAAACATATACACTTATGCCAATGCCGGGATAGAAGCCCGCTTCGGTTTGAACGTTCCGCTGGACTTCGGAGAATCGCAAATCCAGCCGGCAAGCAGCGCCAATGCCCCTGTCACGGCAGAATATTCCCGCCTTTCCGGCTTTGAAGGCTATAGCCTTTATCTTTATGCAACCGCAAATGGCCGGGCCGTGCTCAGGGATATCTTCCTTGATGGCAATACCTTTGCCCGCAGTCACAGTGTCGACAAGGAATACTTCGTCGGCAATGTGGCTATCGGCGTCGGTATAATCATTTACCGGTTTAAACTCTCGATAGCCGAAGTGATACGAACCAGAGAGTTTCATGACCAGCAAGGGGCACAGAAATTTGCATCGATTACCCTTTCCTTCACCTATTGA
- a CDS encoding ATP-binding protein, whose translation MTPLARIQENLRHLRLHRIQNLLENSLEEASRNNLSYTDFLDQMLSQEVAAKMEKNVSMRTTMARFPFVKTLESFDFAFQPSIDKKKIKELASCRFIANGENIILLGPPGVGKTHLAVALGLKAVSEGYRTYFTQATPLVASLTKAYAENRFEEKLKLYCQSKLLIIDEIGYIPIDRHGAHLFFQLISRRYEKGALILTSNRSFSQWNEIFGDSVIATAILDRILHHSTTVNIKGNSYRLKEKVKAGLIQQSPHNEEPS comes from the coding sequence ATGACTCCGCTTGCCCGCATTCAGGAGAACCTGCGGCACCTGAGGCTTCACCGGATCCAGAACCTCCTGGAGAACAGCCTGGAGGAGGCCTCCCGAAACAATCTCTCCTACACGGACTTCCTGGATCAGATGCTGTCCCAGGAGGTCGCCGCCAAGATGGAGAAGAACGTGTCCATGCGCACCACCATGGCCCGGTTCCCCTTCGTCAAGACCTTGGAGAGCTTCGACTTTGCCTTTCAGCCCTCGATCGACAAGAAGAAGATCAAAGAGCTGGCTTCCTGCCGCTTCATCGCCAACGGCGAGAACATCATCCTGCTGGGACCGCCGGGCGTCGGGAAAACCCATCTGGCCGTTGCCCTGGGTCTCAAGGCCGTCTCGGAAGGATACCGGACCTACTTTACCCAGGCGACGCCCCTGGTGGCCTCCTTGACCAAGGCCTACGCCGAGAACCGCTTCGAGGAGAAGCTCAAACTCTACTGCCAGTCCAAGCTCCTGATCATCGACGAGATCGGCTACATCCCCATCGACCGCCATGGTGCTCACCTCTTCTTCCAGCTCATCTCTCGCCGTTATGAGAAGGGGGCCCTGATCCTGACCTCCAACCGGAGCTTCAGCCAGTGGAACGAGATCTTCGGGGATTCCGTCATCGCTACGGCCATCCTGGACCGGATCCTCCATCACTCCACCACCGTCAACATCAAGGGGAACTCCTACCGCCTGAAGGAAAAGGTCAAGGCGGGGCTCATCCAACAGTCTCCGCACAACGAGGAACCATCATAA
- a CDS encoding IS21 family transposase has translation MMSSILNPWKEHIFVLTLSYSRGMFVQAATDEKLPLFIRCHLAAFDHFVGIPHEILYDNPKTVVVSRDFEGRSIRWNAAFWDFARYYGFRPRLHRPYRPQTKGKVESGVKYVKRFLRGKAFASLDHLNESLLNWITTAADQRIHGTTHRKPAELFLEERDLLLDHQGKPPYTIQERVVRQVSRDCMVAFETNRYSVPFRFAGKQVDVQAVDDRIHVYHDGQLVVSHTRCEGTYQNRINKEHYWGLFRRDRLPATPAWHPFRPSPKEDVEIRDLAFYEAVAEGGAR, from the coding sequence ATGATGAGCAGCATCCTGAACCCCTGGAAGGAGCACATCTTCGTCCTGACCCTGAGCTACAGCCGCGGGATGTTTGTCCAAGCCGCCACGGACGAGAAGCTTCCCTTGTTCATCCGCTGTCACCTTGCCGCATTCGATCACTTCGTCGGTATTCCCCACGAGATCCTTTACGACAACCCGAAGACAGTCGTTGTTTCCCGGGATTTCGAGGGCCGTTCCATCCGCTGGAATGCCGCCTTCTGGGATTTTGCCCGGTATTACGGGTTCCGTCCCCGGCTTCATCGGCCCTATCGTCCCCAGACCAAGGGCAAGGTGGAGTCGGGCGTCAAGTACGTCAAACGGTTCCTCAGGGGGAAAGCCTTCGCTTCCCTCGATCACCTCAACGAGTCGCTCCTGAACTGGATTACAACCGCAGCGGATCAGCGGATTCACGGGACCACCCATCGGAAACCGGCGGAACTGTTCCTGGAAGAGCGGGACCTGCTGCTCGACCACCAGGGAAAGCCGCCCTACACGATCCAGGAACGGGTCGTCCGGCAAGTCTCCCGGGACTGTATGGTCGCCTTCGAGACGAACCGCTACTCCGTCCCCTTCCGATTTGCCGGCAAGCAGGTGGATGTTCAGGCTGTCGATGATCGGATCCATGTCTACCATGACGGTCAACTCGTCGTTTCCCACACCCGCTGTGAAGGCACCTATCAGAACCGGATCAACAAGGAGCACTACTGGGGTCTCTTCCGGCGGGATCGTCTGCCGGCCACGCCGGCCTGGCACCCTTTCCGCCCTTCTCCCAAAGAAGACGTGGAGATCCGGGACCTGGCCTTCTATGAGGCCGTTGCCGAAGGAGGTGCCCGATGA
- a CDS encoding response regulator transcription factor, whose product MSIKVMVVDDHDVVREGLRQILEISDDVKVIGEARNGLECLEQLDRLSPDIIFMDIQMPGISGIETTRLARKKKPGVRVIILTIYQDAEFVTEAIQAGAIGYVLKTVGKDELHKIIRHVMDNHAFIDPLVTSSVIDEIKRDGKVVEKAEKPVFTKRELEVMSGLVAGQKDRDIAESLNISAHTVRSHIKNIFQKLGVSTKPQAVAAIMREKIITG is encoded by the coding sequence ATGAGCATCAAGGTTATGGTTGTTGACGACCACGATGTCGTCAGGGAAGGCCTGAGGCAGATTCTGGAAATCTCGGATGATGTGAAGGTGATCGGCGAAGCCAGAAACGGACTGGAATGCCTGGAACAGCTCGACCGACTCTCCCCCGACATCATTTTCATGGACATCCAGATGCCGGGCATCAGCGGAATAGAAACCACCAGGCTTGCACGCAAGAAGAAGCCCGGCGTGCGGGTTATCATCCTGACCATTTATCAGGATGCCGAATTTGTGACGGAGGCGATCCAGGCGGGTGCCATCGGGTACGTGCTGAAGACGGTCGGAAAGGACGAACTGCACAAGATCATCCGCCATGTCATGGACAACCATGCGTTCATCGACCCCCTGGTAACCTCCTCCGTGATCGACGAGATCAAGAGAGATGGAAAGGTGGTGGAGAAAGCCGAAAAGCCGGTATTCACAAAACGGGAACTGGAGGTCATGAGCGGACTTGTCGCCGGCCAGAAGGACCGAGACATTGCCGAATCATTGAACATCTCGGCACATACGGTCCGATCCCACATCAAGAATATCTTTCAGAAGCTGGGCGTCAGCACAAAACCGCAGGCCGTCGCGGCCATCATGCGGGAAAAAATCATAACGGGATAA
- a CDS encoding GAF domain-containing sensor histidine kinase encodes MPSLNNFLKQRKEDLLKGIIESLDELPPTPYLDHLIRSSEGQRRISLWLDLLVQALEGNEQALFDDQKNIGYIRATQGYEFSQTSPFYPTALKTLNKSLIEADRRVTRNYFCDYGRLMEYYLHGYQMISESYIHTREDIIHEKIFHLEELYDFTKEIIITQDIESIIEILLKKIHRLMERGTCYFLVSQNGKGHYVYNQPSGRPLKNVIKLMEKSYSNRSILFESKSGWITNQIQKIKRKTFVAIPVYLRGQSYGVISLVNRKTPFEFTARELHLLNQFLYIAVIALDNALMFRQIEQNHQQLRFLTEKIITIQEEERKQIAVDIHDSLAQTLASIGYKIEFCKEHIHHPEQLSSQLDLLTGIVKNAIFQSRSLMSELRPELIDTIGLMAAIRRLLDDFETKTGIRVHSDLPTRVDVQASASICIYRVLQEALTNISKHSLATTAHVTLRKKGRSISLVVSDNGRGFDLSSGLLKMASQNKLGLVFMKERVEACGGKCAIETMHNKGCRIEISVPLEKRKAS; translated from the coding sequence ATGCCGTCCTTAAATAATTTCCTGAAGCAGAGGAAAGAAGATTTGCTGAAAGGCATCATCGAAAGCCTGGATGAGCTGCCGCCCACGCCTTACCTAGACCATCTCATCCGCTCTTCCGAAGGACAGCGCCGGATCAGTCTTTGGCTGGACTTGCTTGTTCAGGCTTTGGAGGGAAATGAGCAGGCTTTGTTCGACGATCAGAAAAACATTGGTTACATTCGAGCCACCCAGGGGTACGAGTTTTCCCAAACGTCCCCATTCTATCCGACTGCCCTGAAAACATTGAATAAATCATTGATAGAGGCTGACAGGAGGGTAACGCGGAATTACTTTTGCGACTACGGCAGGCTGATGGAGTATTATCTCCACGGCTATCAAATGATCTCCGAATCGTACATCCATACCCGTGAGGATATCATTCATGAAAAGATTTTTCATCTGGAAGAACTATACGACTTCACAAAGGAAATCATCATCACGCAGGACATAGAAAGCATCATCGAAATCCTGCTTAAAAAGATCCACCGATTAATGGAAAGAGGAACATGCTATTTTCTGGTTTCCCAAAACGGAAAGGGCCATTATGTTTATAATCAGCCGTCGGGACGCCCGTTAAAAAACGTAATCAAACTCATGGAGAAATCCTACAGCAACCGCTCCATTTTATTTGAAAGCAAATCAGGGTGGATCACGAATCAAATCCAGAAGATAAAAAGAAAGACGTTTGTAGCCATACCCGTTTACCTCCGCGGCCAGTCTTATGGCGTGATTTCGCTTGTGAACAGGAAAACGCCCTTTGAATTCACAGCCAGGGAGCTCCATCTTCTCAACCAGTTTCTTTATATCGCCGTCATCGCGCTGGACAATGCCCTGATGTTCAGGCAGATCGAACAAAACCATCAGCAATTGAGGTTTCTTACGGAAAAGATCATCACCATCCAGGAAGAAGAACGAAAACAGATCGCGGTTGACATCCACGACAGCCTGGCCCAGACACTGGCCTCGATCGGCTACAAGATCGAATTCTGCAAAGAGCACATCCATCATCCCGAACAGCTGTCAAGCCAGCTCGATCTCCTGACGGGGATCGTCAAGAATGCAATCTTCCAGTCGCGCAGCCTCATGTCGGAGCTGCGGCCCGAGCTGATCGACACCATCGGCCTGATGGCGGCGATTCGCCGTCTCCTCGACGATTTCGAGACGAAAACAGGTATTCGCGTCCATTCCGACCTGCCCACCCGGGTTGACGTGCAGGCGTCCGCCAGCATCTGCATATACCGCGTGCTGCAGGAAGCGTTGACGAATATCAGCAAGCATTCTCTGGCAACAACCGCCCACGTTACCCTGAGGAAAAAAGGCAGGAGCATCTCTCTGGTCGTGTCGGACAACGGCAGGGGTTTCGACCTTTCCTCGGGACTCCTGAAAATGGCCAGCCAGAACAAGCTCGGCCTGGTGTTCATGAAGGAGCGGGTCGAGGCCTGCGGCGGGAAATGCGCCATTGAAACCATGCACAACAAGGGGTGCCGAATCGAAATATCGGTCCCCCTGGAGAAGAGAAAAGCATCATGA
- a CDS encoding MFS transporter yields the protein MKMMSYRWEVVFWVFVVTMLSYFDRFNFSVAAPLIIKELTIDVALMGIIMSGFNIGYTIMNFSGGYLAQKYSARKFLAVIIVLWSIMTIFTGFGWSFISLLVIRILFGMCEGPMFLICTKLLNHWMLPNERAFSIGVMSSAMNVGAIIGIPLAGLIVASYGWHSVFYIFGVLGFALVGLVLLRLRDNPASHPHISKDEREKIESAIAKADGAAALTAPGATLSEYLKNPIVWMLCFVYFSDLMFVWANINWIPTYFLKARGLSLVKSGFLSSLPFVGAALGALILGWLSDRGFPFKHRSSWVSFNMFCSVPLIVYAVITPSIEVSLACFFMASFFAYGTMNIMFSLVMGVFNRADVPKVTGFMLGSGSFSGILAPMVVGFILKATNSFNYAYYAFAALTLVGGFLALILLRQEKAVSIQRAGKAA from the coding sequence ATGAAAATGATGAGTTATCGCTGGGAAGTTGTATTCTGGGTGTTCGTTGTAACAATGCTCTCCTATTTTGATCGTTTTAATTTCTCCGTTGCAGCACCTCTCATTATTAAAGAATTAACGATCGATGTCGCTCTCATGGGAATTATCATGAGCGGCTTCAATATCGGATACACAATCATGAATTTTTCGGGTGGATATCTCGCCCAGAAATATTCAGCACGTAAATTCCTGGCGGTAATTATAGTCCTCTGGTCCATCATGACAATATTCACCGGTTTTGGATGGTCGTTTATCAGTCTTCTGGTGATCCGGATCCTGTTCGGGATGTGCGAGGGGCCGATGTTCCTGATCTGTACGAAGCTCCTGAACCACTGGATGCTTCCCAATGAAAGGGCCTTCTCCATCGGGGTCATGTCTTCCGCCATGAACGTGGGCGCCATCATCGGGATCCCGCTGGCGGGCCTCATCGTGGCGTCTTACGGCTGGCACTCGGTTTTCTATATCTTCGGTGTCCTGGGCTTTGCCCTGGTCGGCCTGGTTCTGCTGCGCCTGCGGGACAATCCGGCTTCCCATCCGCATATCTCGAAAGACGAACGTGAAAAGATCGAATCGGCCATTGCCAAGGCGGACGGTGCTGCGGCGCTGACGGCACCCGGAGCGACCCTGTCCGAATACCTCAAGAACCCGATCGTCTGGATGCTCTGCTTTGTCTACTTCTCCGACCTGATGTTCGTCTGGGCCAACATCAACTGGATCCCGACGTATTTTCTGAAGGCCAGGGGGCTTTCCCTCGTGAAGAGCGGCTTCCTGTCCTCGCTTCCGTTTGTGGGCGCTGCTCTCGGCGCCCTCATTCTGGGCTGGCTTTCGGATCGGGGGTTCCCCTTCAAGCACCGGTCCAGCTGGGTCTCTTTCAACATGTTCTGCTCCGTGCCGCTGATCGTCTACGCGGTCATCACGCCATCCATCGAGGTGAGCCTGGCCTGTTTCTTCATGGCCTCGTTCTTCGCGTACGGCACGATGAACATCATGTTCTCCCTGGTCATGGGGGTCTTCAACCGGGCCGATGTTCCCAAGGTCACCGGCTTCATGCTCGGCAGCGGATCGTTCTCGGGCATCCTGGCCCCCATGGTGGTCGGATTCATCCTCAAGGCAACCAATTCGTTCAATTACGCCTATTATGCCTTTGCCGCCCTCACCCTGGTCGGCGGTTTCCTGGCCCTGATCCTCCTCCGGCAGGAAAAGGCCGTCAGCATTCAGAGAGCCGGGAAAGCGGCGTAA
- a CDS encoding AMP-binding protein — protein sequence MATMFHGITCADLYDRSVAAFRQNTAILFNDERYTYDEMQKKAYSLAHALNKLGLKKGDRVAFLMANCPEYIFCEYALGKLGLVRVPLAVLLNSKDHVYMMNQSECKALIYHEKMAGRVKEMIPSLETVRHCICVAGDGASVAPGHEHLQGLIDNSPPEVPKVDLDCEDLVGIFYTGGTTGLPKGVMLSQNTWVGTFISEMLHLGLDWDEVFAFATPLTHAGGCLILPVLLKRGTCEIQDHFDPKLFLERVQKVKVTSTFIVPTMIYVLLDTPDLKQYDLGSLRNIIYGASAIAPARLAQAVDTLGPIFTQLFGQTETPMMISCLSRQEHVIADPEKRMRVYKSCGRPVMTADVRIIGEDGREVPLGESGDIVCRTINMMTGYLKKPEETAETIRDGWLWTGDVGKFDEEGYLYIVDRSKDMIVSGGFNIFPREIEDVLHEHPAVKSAAVIGVPHEKWGELVKAVVVLHEGKAASEEELIRFVKDKKGSLVTPKSVEFWDAIPLTNLGKIDKKKMRERYWAGSERRV from the coding sequence ATGGCAACGATGTTTCACGGCATTACCTGTGCGGATCTGTACGACCGGTCGGTTGCGGCTTTTCGGCAGAACACCGCCATTCTCTTCAACGACGAACGGTACACCTACGACGAGATGCAGAAGAAGGCCTATTCGCTGGCCCATGCCCTGAACAAACTGGGACTGAAGAAGGGCGACCGGGTGGCGTTCCTCATGGCGAACTGCCCCGAATACATCTTCTGCGAGTATGCCCTGGGAAAGCTCGGGCTGGTCCGCGTTCCGCTGGCCGTGCTTCTCAATTCCAAGGATCACGTCTACATGATGAATCAGTCCGAATGCAAAGCGCTGATCTATCATGAGAAGATGGCCGGGCGCGTCAAGGAGATGATTCCCTCCCTGGAGACGGTCAGGCACTGCATCTGCGTGGCCGGGGACGGGGCTTCGGTGGCTCCGGGCCACGAGCACCTGCAGGGGCTCATCGACAACAGTCCGCCGGAGGTGCCGAAGGTCGACCTGGATTGCGAGGACCTGGTGGGTATCTTCTACACCGGCGGAACGACGGGTCTCCCCAAGGGGGTGATGCTCTCCCAGAACACTTGGGTGGGAACCTTCATCAGCGAGATGTTGCACCTCGGACTGGACTGGGATGAGGTGTTCGCCTTCGCGACGCCGTTGACCCACGCGGGGGGCTGTCTGATCCTGCCGGTCCTGCTGAAGCGGGGGACCTGTGAGATCCAGGACCATTTCGACCCGAAACTGTTTCTGGAGCGAGTGCAAAAGGTGAAGGTCACGTCAACCTTCATCGTACCGACGATGATCTATGTCCTGCTGGATACCCCGGACCTCAAGCAATACGACCTGGGCAGCCTGCGCAACATCATTTACGGGGCGTCCGCCATCGCCCCGGCGCGCCTCGCCCAGGCGGTGGACACCCTGGGGCCGATCTTCACCCAGCTCTTCGGACAGACGGAGACGCCCATGATGATCAGCTGCCTGTCCCGGCAGGAACACGTCATCGCCGACCCGGAGAAGCGCATGCGGGTCTACAAGTCCTGCGGCCGGCCGGTGATGACGGCGGACGTGCGCATCATCGGGGAGGACGGCAGGGAAGTGCCTCTGGGAGAATCGGGCGACATCGTCTGCCGGACGATCAACATGATGACGGGCTATCTCAAGAAGCCCGAAGAAACGGCGGAGACGATCCGGGACGGCTGGCTGTGGACCGGAGACGTGGGCAAGTTCGACGAGGAGGGGTATCTCTATATCGTCGATCGTTCCAAGGACATGATCGTCAGTGGCGGCTTCAACATCTTCCCCCGGGAGATCGAGGACGTGCTTCATGAACACCCGGCGGTGAAGAGCGCCGCCGTCATCGGTGTGCCGCATGAGAAGTGGGGTGAGCTGGTCAAGGCGGTCGTTGTTCTTCACGAGGGAAAGGCAGCCTCGGAAGAGGAGCTGATCCGCTTCGTGAAGGACAAAAAGGGAAGCCTCGTCACCCCCAAAAGCGTCGAATTCTGGGATGCGATCCCCCTGACGAATCTGGGCAAGATCGACAAGAAAAAGATGCGGGAACGTTACTGGGCCGGCTCCGAGCGGCGCGTGTGA
- a CDS encoding thiolase family protein, producing MRDVYIIGAYSTEFKKYPDRSFRDLVREAYLGAINDAGMSDGNEIQFGYFGNCAMHLFGQSSIRGQICFVPLVREKLFPERVPIINVEGACATGSMAAHCAWKDILSGQNDVILALGVEKLFIPDDPTTMFKIFEAGIDNFTTEETIDVYRQIGALVGREFKTGGNRSLFMDTYGMQALYHMWKYGTTQRQIACAAAFTHDYGAKNPKAQYKFSLDVDQVLQDRIVTYPLTRSMCSPIGDGAAAAVLCSGDYLKGLPPAVRDRAVKIRASVMTGGKYKGLDEPSLSKVAADKAYAMAGIGASDIDVAEVHDATSFSIILQSEMMGFCPIGEGGRFVESGGTTLEGTTPVNTSGGLVSKGHPVGATGISMLYELATQLRREAGPRQVKDAKLALQENGGGVIGTEEAACSVFILEKDR from the coding sequence ATGAGGGACGTCTATATCATCGGGGCGTATTCGACGGAATTCAAAAAGTATCCGGACCGTTCGTTCCGGGACCTGGTCCGGGAGGCCTATCTCGGTGCGATCAATGACGCCGGGATGTCCGACGGAAACGAGATCCAGTTCGGCTATTTCGGCAACTGCGCCATGCACCTGTTCGGCCAGTCCAGCATCCGGGGGCAGATCTGCTTTGTACCCCTGGTAAGGGAGAAGCTCTTTCCCGAACGGGTGCCGATCATCAACGTGGAAGGGGCGTGCGCCACGGGGTCCATGGCGGCCCATTGCGCCTGGAAGGATATCCTGAGCGGTCAGAACGATGTCATCCTGGCTTTGGGGGTCGAGAAGCTTTTCATTCCCGACGACCCGACGACCATGTTCAAGATTTTCGAGGCGGGCATCGACAATTTTACAACCGAAGAGACGATCGACGTCTATCGGCAGATCGGCGCGCTGGTCGGCCGGGAGTTCAAGACCGGGGGCAACCGCAGCCTCTTCATGGATACGTATGGGATGCAGGCCCTGTATCACATGTGGAAGTACGGCACGACCCAGCGCCAGATCGCCTGCGCAGCGGCTTTTACCCACGACTACGGGGCCAAGAACCCGAAGGCCCAGTACAAGTTTTCGCTGGACGTGGATCAGGTTCTCCAGGACCGGATCGTGACCTATCCCCTGACGCGTTCCATGTGCTCTCCCATCGGGGACGGGGCGGCGGCGGCGGTCCTGTGCTCCGGTGATTATCTGAAAGGCCTTCCCCCGGCGGTCCGGGACCGGGCCGTCAAGATCCGGGCGAGCGTCATGACGGGCGGGAAGTACAAGGGGCTCGATGAACCCAGCCTGAGCAAGGTTGCCGCGGACAAGGCCTATGCCATGGCCGGCATCGGCGCTTCCGATATCGATGTGGCCGAAGTCCACGATGCCACGTCGTTCAGCATCATTCTTCAGTCCGAGATGATGGGATTCTGCCCGATCGGGGAAGGGGGCCGTTTCGTCGAGTCCGGCGGAACCACGCTGGAAGGCACAACGCCCGTGAATACAAGCGGAGGCCTCGTTTCCAAGGGGCATCCCGTCGGCGCCACGGGCATCTCCATGCTCTATGAGCTGGCGACACAGCTGCGCCGGGAGGCGGGTCCCCGCCAGGTAAAAGACGCAAAGCTGGCCCTGCAGGAAAACGGCGGCGGTGTGATCGGGACGGAAGAGGCCGCCTGCTCCGTCTTCATCCTGGAGAAGGATCGCTGA